TCCCGATTGATCGTCAGTACGCTTAGCTAGCTCTTGCCGCGTTCGATCCTTCCGCTACGTCGCGTCTTCTATATAATAAGCTTGTGCCGCGAGCCATCACCATCCACCACCAGACCCGAAAGCAACAGCTAAACAAGAAGGAAGCTTCCCGGCTTAGCTAAGCTACTTCGCAGTCGATCAGCTTTACTTAAGTAGCAAATGGCCAAATCGGCATCGTCCCTGCTGATCCTGGCGGTCGTGGTGGCCGCGGCGTGCttcggcgcggcggcggcagcgcgcggcgtcccggcggagaagaaggacgAGGTGAAGCGGCCGGAGACGATCCAGGAGGGGACGGTGCTGATCCCGGGGATTGGGCGGTACGAGCTGGGAACTCACTACAGGCCGGACATCGGCGGGCTCGACCACAGCATCCCCGCCGCGGCCCACGGGCAGTTCATGCCCGGGGCCGACGACACCTGGGTCCCCAACCCCGGCTTCGAGGTGCCCAACCCATTCCACCCCTGAACAGCCTTGCTAGCTGATCCGTCCACGTCGATCGGTCAGTCGCTACTCGCCAGCCGGCTTGCCAGCACGTCATCCACGTCAGTCACACCGGTCGATCAGTAGCTATGAGTTAATTATTCCCGCTTTTTAGTTGCAATTAAATAACAGCTAGCTGCTCTATAGccatgcgtgcatgcatgcatctgcgTGCTCCGTCGAAGGTTTTGTTCTTGTTTGGTTCAAGTGTACGTGTGTGAATTGTGATGTGTATGGATCGATGCGTAGGAAGCATCGACCACAGATATCTTGTCTTGCTCGGTTTTGTTCGTGTTTAGTAATTTGCTTCGTTGCAATGAGTGAGTTAATAAATTATGTGGTTTTTCTCGATCGCCACTGATAAccctcatcagtaacgggcctTTCCCGCCTTCATTGATGACCCATCATCAGTGGACaaaacccgtcactgatgacctctcatcagtggcgggcgcggtacgcccgtcactaatgaaccctcatcagtggcgggtgaGAAAGGCctctcatcagtgacgggttcGGGACGCCCGTTACTAATGGTCCAATGCGAGAAGTTGCAAAATTCAccaaaacacacatcagtaGCGGGCCTTACATCTGTGCCCGCCATTGATGTTCCCTGAAGACCTTTGAAGATTAAAAAATctataactaattcataaaaaataataaaaaatgtgattcttttttctaaaTTATCATATTTTATTGCTTAACATTGTGAAACAATAATATCGGATGgaaacatttgaaaaatgaccTATGTGGTACAATCTTGTTATTTTCCCATAGTTGAACTTTAGTTTTtaagccaaatgaccaaaggTTTGTCCATTTCTATGCCATAGTTCTTGATAATTATCCATTTCTTGCACAAGTGTGCATCTTGTCATGGAAATAATATTTCCAAAGAGGTTTACAATGTTTTGGttataaaaaatgattttgGACTATCAAGTATATACGAATGTTTAATTATGACTTTCAAGCCAAATGATAAACTTAATATGATACCTATGAAGCAGTTACACTTAATATGGTTCAAATGGCACCTGtgcaattttcacacaaaTTAGAACACATTGATAAATTGATGAACCAATTTTGTCATATAAAATAGTTGTATATGATAAAATCTAGTTTGGCCTCATCACTGGCGGGCTTTTTATTCGTGCGCGCCGGTGATGTATTTTCTTGGCCCGGCCAAAGGCCCAACCCAATCCATTCCCTATATAACACTTTCGCTAACCCTAAATCCCACCCTAACCCTCCCTCTATtccccctgccgccgcctctcaCTGCTCTcgtctctccctctcttctctcttccccTGCCGACCCCAACcagcccctctctctccctcccatGGCGCATGGTGGagcccctctcccttcctctcccaAGGCGCATGGTGCagcccctctcccttcctctcccaTGGCGCATGGAGCATCCCCTCACCCTCCCTCCCATGGCGCATGGTGAAGCCCCtgtcccttcctcttccatgcGCCGTGGAGCagcccctctcccttcctcccatGGCGCGTGGAGCAGCCCCCCTCCCTTCCTCCCATGGCgcatggagcagcagcagcggggtgcggcgccgccggatTCGTCGGCTACGACCCAACACGCCACCGGATCCGGCCACCCTCGGCCCAGCAGCGGCCGGATCcagcctcccccgccgccaaCCGCGCCCCACAGCCCACGATTCCTGCCGAGACCGACTTCCCCGCGGCCGGTAtagtttctctctctttctctctctctcttcgcACCTCTCGTTCTCTCTCACACCCTCTCTGTTTCTCACCGTCTCTGTTGTTGGTGTCAGGCTCGGGGAGCAAGTTTGGTGGCCGGCCACGACCAGCGCCGTGAGATTTGTGATTGATTGATGTAAGGACTCCTGCCTTTTTTTGCAACGTGTGATCCTTGATTGATTGATCTGTGAATTGTAATCCGCAATTGATCTATGATTTGTAATTCATGATTGACTGATTTGGAATCCGTGCTTATCTGTGATTTGGGGAAAAAATTGTAGGGGTGCCGTGTGGATTTGGGACAGGCCTGGGGCCGGccacgtttttttttattttctccaaATTCCTATCAATGTCGGGCGTGGGGAGTGaccgccattgatgatggcatcatcacTAACGGATGGAAAgcctgttactgatgatgccaTCATCACCGGCAAGAAGTCAGTGGTGGGCGGGATGCCCGTTAGTGATGTactttttcgaccgttactgacgACCGTTTCTGTAGTAGGGCAGCGTTACTGTGTCAATTAATCTgtcatgcatatatattggTTGGATCGTAATTTCTGTCTGAGACGACCATGCAAATGAATCATGTCATGTACTCATGTCACGTGCCACATGCACAATGCATGGGCCGTACGTGCGCGCGTTATACAGAAAGAGAGAGCTGGAGGTACACCAAAGACAATAAATGACACGCCGGAAAGGTGGCTCTCGACCGTGCTGTGTACACTTGTACTCATGGCAGTTCGGCGTTGTACGAGACCTCGTCCTTTTTTTAGCTTTCTTGGTGATAAAAGCACTAAATAAAGAGACAGCACACGACGACAGGGAATCAGATACGCTTCTTCAGATAGGGGGGGTCGAAGGTTGGAAGGGACTGTTTCCAGTCAACTGGCCTGGTCCGTCAGGGATTGACAAGCGCGCGGCGTCTGGTGTGAATTGATCTGCAATATGCGAGTAAAAGAGATCGGATGGCCCGAGATATCTCTTGCATTTTGGCACGTGAAGGAACATTTTGATTCGGTTCAGTTTCAACGGGTTTGAATTGTGTAGAGAGAACAACGTCAAGATCCCCACACTCGACCCGAGTATTCGACATCCCCACCCAGAGACATTCTCACCTCAccttcccttcttctcccGTCACGGAACTGCTTGCATCTGAGCTTTCAACTGATCAAACAAGCAACCTTTCCTTCGAGGAAAATTATCTTTGGGCCAAGTAGATTAGAGCTTTCAAAATGATTAACGATGACTTTTTAATTCTTACGAGAAACCAACTTACAACTAAATGAATTAGAGCTTTGAACTAACTAGTAAATGCTTGCAAACAATTAGCAACAGTTTGTTTGACTAAACAAAGAACATACTCCCCTTGGTAAATTTGGTTAAGTTGGTAGGTACTACTATGGTTGGTCCCGACCCGCCCAGGGTGGCCGTCCAACCAAAGACACCCTCAGTAATGCCCAACCAAAGACACCCTTAGTAATCAAGCTGTCATCATGGAAATTTTTGGAGCATATACGAGTAATCAAGGTCTAGTTTTCCTTCTTTTAGCATATACCCCCTCCgccccatattaagtgactcaaatttgtccaaacatgaatgtatctataacaaaaggtgtctagatacatgtaataggaaatcacttaatatgagacggagagaaTACACCATACTAGGGTTTATTTGTGGGACCGTTATTTGTGCGACTTCCGGTCACGTCCTAAAACACAGATAGAAGCCAAGAAAGtttttgaaaggaaaacaACCCAATAACCCTAAATTAATACTGATTATCGGTCTAATCCGTAAAATTCACGCTAAATACCTGTTCCTGACAGGGCACAACGTTGAGATACACCaaatctattactatctattaaattggagttggtggtgattgtCGCGGGCGCC
This is a stretch of genomic DNA from Brachypodium distachyon strain Bd21 chromosome 1, Brachypodium_distachyon_v3.0, whole genome shotgun sequence. It encodes these proteins:
- the LOC100842830 gene encoding putative cell wall protein — translated: MAKSASSLLILAVVVAAACFGAAAAARGVPAEKKDEVKRPETIQEGTVLIPGIGRYELGTHYRPDIGGLDHSIPAAAHGQFMPGADDTWVPNPGFEVPNPFHP